A genome region from Plasmodium vivax chromosome 11, whole genome shotgun sequence includes the following:
- a CDS encoding hypothetical protein, conserved (encoded by transcript PVX_115420A), whose amino-acid sequence MKKELKGKKPKGNVNSSAPSNNFKEEKRKIKKKKKIYFNSAKGGLPSQAYEGAAHTGAHINANVNVNINDPNFGHVQGDERQAFQQNRRIEPRAIGGGGPVHGFDQGGVINSAANKTRKGVLQNVNISPRGNDKDGNFFTTGVDAGMNPFDVKNKKINKNGGSGLGMGKKLYRGVGNVNEVNSGRVDNQPAFKGGDVLSLDGGAAGGIAAGAAEVPLGDSFVTSGSTFESAGGANSRKANHARGHISGGSNHPQRSCYRFSSSHYFANSPSKLNLAYTHKIYKNRANFYGKKYFKNNKIVNNSMTGQVKKNEFNPTDHYNISFVNNMGSKSLLDADDSGKGDHSGDTYFDFSANGMNAVEGGRDDLSARFDVDTSERSGVLDTSTCRGQQGGYSLYGGAAKSANQEVGSGGNGVDGSGFNLYSSAAVNGAPGREKREMGEANFSGSNVEAVDAERVEEMNEQMLSEEKKKEKEAFAQRYLHKIVKLLSEKVKRMVTVTDKECIHLVKSIVELLQCVKKIIKWSEECHFHYSIFGIVLNIYAHVCVKMFSQNDILKIANLKCLVCMFKILIMLKRDSFNLSYAFFLFVNYLKSNIDGIDILTKRNLKYNSKVVNNDEKIFLKMLNSFVTLFAHCAESQSSIVRVESLKSFCCVLGMLKGRHREGEAAGRAWSVWAVWSARRKVGSGADKGVANDRGSQMGNHLGSTITDKGEENPLGTGEPSDEPHSAVFTPFSKHLIMGSLVGKKGTMFRGHTTGKMINLQKNYLSFFKSNYLCSEVYTKGGGEAGRRDQPSKASDQQGGSFQHGGASQQGGFSQPSCVNKNVGAKKENANLYKASASSIPNQPWQKSSWHENAKDGSANLTSDQFGGNRNVEEREYRTKNSILLTNFETIFNSEPSSGWLTSKIDDEDEEHILLFIFRIFDLFVDMYQDKEISEMIQKNIVFFFNHIDVRIFSYVTYLVSKISHIIPINKSFFNKYVSVLLKNLNRERRKFIFLMLSYSEYEKNGLHVVLNLLSNLCVYNFHYKTNIQLMDFDSIGDDSLRRNLGEENDCGGGMGDGATGRGGAARGGTSSSITDEYNPHPSLNPSNDDSFGEAKDYSNVNEHEVFLVDHMIYNNEEWCSVYAVLIVLSFKYPSLMFSFFFNKFGSSFVQNGDNCLPHFNLFDWSHRFGYYLSSGVLNAALEGGTQVDARMLEGVRSGGAAATTAGATASEENHGGSPPSERSAANEGGERDGALPADYRRGEPNEATKISSTASEVNQVETHFSAGRKQSLPCKEDVALELLTHQMYAFLEYPHCVQPSICDREWNFCYVYISSILNLFFNKSASFFGENCFFFKKNIWHLLHDRSNLKTHHFLDLLEMFKDSKFNYVSESSELVGMLNCVFNPSEEGAKMGEKCLEVSEKLEEGVSIGRDLMAKWRQMMSNEEVISCGDNTKDDPEGDLIHFKQPYMKYSRRISEMVEEHMASCLFFQIMVRDAYAPNDPPFAHYEEYLRRISVELVATRLIHSETGFTHLCCFHGGDTSLSDLFLGDGPLVEAESTCLEAPFSHQSVANKGDLSNSSVGKERLSSLAQHPAGGIPVGKDATIDMCNTIEEERTFLDAIIKRNAKMEELHRNGFVDLEGGQHCSFEGGDDQGIKQASNFRAPEKNCGEDKREAKIWPSSVRSFVAKLRGSGAEGGEEMERKVAEGRHTLQRRNFEEFKFLKAKVKILHEGKKKNNGVSRGEKIINFENKFPEYFYHKKVININHKINKKLIKIYYLFGANYFYTTDIWKIVRTIVSKIYEENFFLYSALQDCFCSFGGFPESGQNAGHNFEAKEKDFFYNFVRKAKKGRHAQAVDWMEQFNHVLVGVDQLLNGGDNKNGSNTYSVNVLINKILKIILKHLKNTNFINYNKCLNFPFLFLSFFDVKIKLSFEMESFAFLEELDRGSFKNVLLNLPYHVKYFFGSLFLYIEYEDIFLANREECQVREPQRRPSTSQCRGRRNGSNLTTYNFIVESVLAEDYSLKNLKNMNKTNKKDTKNSLFAKRKKAKVEIQNVKNTSDFELEEKYLKVDDASVGKEKKEKVNRRRGPLKKINKLNYHKIDVSEWNVKSLRCAGDSPRGYATPFRSTITVEFRKAVKINFDCSSTLPVKCKVHFCYCPLEDGAFCSFPLARTKHIYVHPSQ is encoded by the coding sequence atgaaaaaggagctgaaaggaaaaaaaccaAAGGGCAATGTTAACAGTAGTGCTCCAAGTAACAATtttaaggaggaaaagagaaaaattaaaaaaaaaaaaaaaatttacttcaACAGCGCGAAGGGGGGGTTGCCAAGTCAGGCCTACGAGGGAGCCGCACACACAGGTGCTCACATAAACGCGaatgtaaatgtaaatataaatgaccCAAATTTCGGCCACGTCCAAGGAGACGAAAGACAGGCGTTTCAACAGAACCGAAGAATTGAACCCAGAGCGATagggggaggaggccccGTACACGGATTTGACCAAGGGGGAGTGATAAACAGCGCCGCAAATAAAACTAGAAAAGGCGTTTtacaaaatgttaatatttcACCAAGGGGGAACGACAAAGATGGTAACTTTTTCACGACCGGTGTGGACGCAGGGATGAACCCTTTcgatgtgaaaaataaaaaaataaacaaaaatgggggtagCGGCCTGGGGATGGGTAAGAAGCTTTACAGAGGTGTGGGAAATGTTAATGAAGTGAACTCTGGAAGGGTGGATAACCAGCCCGCCTTTAAGGGGGGGGACGTCCTTTCGCTGgatgggggagcggcgggagGAATAGCAGCAGGAGCGGCGGAAGTACCATTAGGTGACAGCTTCGTCACAAGTGGAAGCACTTTCGAAAGTGCGGGCGGAGCGAATAGTAGAAAGGCAAACCACGCCAGAGGACACATCAGCGGTGGAAGTAATCACCCCCAAAGAAGCTGCTACCGATTCAGTAGCAGCCACTACTTTGCGAACTCACCCAGCAAGCTGAACTTGGCCTACACACATaagatttacaaaaatagAGCCAATTTTTAtggcaaaaaatattttaaaaataacaaaattgtgaataaTAGTATGActggtcaggtaaaaaagaaCGAATTTAACCCTACCGATCATTACAATATCAGTTTTGTAAACAACATGGGAAGTAAATCCTTGTTAGATGCTGACGACTCTGGGAAGGGAGACCATTCTGGGGATACCTATTTTGACTTTTCAGCAAATGGGATGAATGCAGTTGAGGGGGGTAGGGACGATTTGAGCGCCCGCTTCGATGTGGATACGAGCGAGCGCAGTGGCGTTTTGGACACTTCCACTTGTAGGGGTCAGCAGGGGGGTTACTCTCTCTACGGGGGGGCGGCGAAGAGCGCCAACCAAGAAGTGGGCAGTGGTGGAAATGGCGTCGATGGCAGCGGCTTCAATCTGTATAGCAGTGCGGCGGTGAATGGCGCTCCAGGCAGGGAGAAGCGCGAGATGGGGGAAGCGAACTTCTCTGGTTCAAATGTAGAAGCGGTAGATGCAGAGCGGGTGGAGGAAATGAACGAGCAGATGCTCAgcgaggaaaagaaaaaggagaaagaagcaTTTGCACAAAGGtatttacacaaaatagTAAAACTTCTGTctgaaaaagtaaaacgtATGGTAACGGTGACAGATAAGGAGTGCATTCATTTGGTGAAATCCATTGTAGAGCTCCTACAGTGTGTAAAGAAGATTATAAAATGGTCAGAGGAGTGCCACTTTCACTATAGCATATTCGGCATCGTATTAAATATCTATGCCCATGTATGTGTAAAGAtgttttcacaaaatgacattttaaaaatagccAACTTAAAGTGCCTGGTGTGCatgttcaaaattttgattaTGCTAAAAAGAGATTCTTTTAACCTTTcttatgccttttttttatttgtaaattatttgaagagcaACATAGATGGGATTGACATCCTGACGAAGAGGAACTTAAAATACAACAGCAAGGTTGTGAATAATGATGagaagatatttttaaaaatgctaaaCTCGTTTGTAACTCTTTTTGCTCATTGTGCGGAAAGTCAGAGTAGCATCGTCCGGGTGGAGTCTCTCAAGTCGTTTTGCTGCGTGTTGGGCATGTTGAAGGGGAGGCACCGCGAGGGCGAGGCTGCTGGGCGGGCATGGTCAGTATGGGCGGTATGGTCAGCGCGCAGGAAGGTAGGAAGTGGGGCGGATAAAGGCGTAGCAAATGACAGGGGCAGCCAGATGGGGAACCATCTAGGCAGTACCATTACCgacaagggggaggagaaccCTCTCGGGACAGGCGAACCGAGTGATGAGCCCCACTCCGCTGTCTTTACCCCGTTCAGCAAACACCTCATTATGGGGAGCCTGGtcggcaaaaaggggaccaTGTTCAGGGGACACACCACGGGGAAGATGATAAATCTGCAGAAGAATTAtttgagtttttttaaaagcaactACCTCTGCTCGGAGGTGTACACGAAGGGTGGCGGCGAAGCAGGGAGGAGAGACCAACCCAGTAAGGCAAGTGATCAGCAGGGGGGTAGCTTCCAACATGGGGGTGCCTCCCAGCAGGGTGGCTTCTCCCAACCCAGTTGtgttaacaaaaatgtgggggcgaaaaaggaaaacgccaATTTGTATAAAGCCAGTGCAAGCAGCATACCAAATCAGCCGTGGCAGAAAAGCAGCTGGCacgaaaatgcaaaggaTGGAAGTGCAAATTTGACAAGTGACCAATTTGGAGGCAACCGAAATGTAGAGGAAAGAGAGTACAGAACGAAGaactccattttgttaaccAATTTTGAAACGATTTTTAATAGCGAGCCGAGCAGTGGTTGGTTGACGAGCAAAATAGACGACGAGGATGAAGAAcacattttgcttttcatCTTCAGGATATTCGATTTGTTCGTGGACATGTATCAAGATAAAGAGATAAGTGAAATGATACAGAAAAAtatcgttttcttttttaaccatATCGATGTGCGTATATTTAGCTACGTGACTTATTTGGTTAGCAAAATTTCGCACATCATTCCGATaaataaaagtttttttaataaatatgtatctGTCCTTTTGAAGAATTTAAACAGGGAAAGACGCAAATTCATATTCCTCATGCTCTCCTACAGTGAATACGAAAAGAACGGTTTGCACGTTGTGTTGAATTTGCTGAGCAACTTGTGCGTTTATAACTTCCATTATAAGACGAACATTCAGTTGATGGACTTTGACAGTATTGGTGATGATTCTTTGAGGAGGAAtttgggggaggaaaacgaTTGTGGGGGTGGCATGGGTGATGGGGCCACTGGCAGAGGAGGTGCAGCCAGAGGAGGTACAAGCAGTAGCATTACAGATGAGTACAACCCGCACCCGTCTCTTAACCCATCGAACGATGACTCCTTTGGCGAGGCGAAAGACTACAGTAATGTTAACGAGCATGAGGTGTTCCTTGTGGACCACATGATATATAACAATGAGGAGTGGTGTTCCGTCTACGCCGTTTTGATTGTCCTATCGTTTAAGTACCCGAGTTtgatgttttcatttttttttaacaaatttggaAGCAGCTTTGTGCAGAACGGGGACAACTGCTTACCgcattttaatttgttcGATTGGTCTCACCGATTTGGGTACTACCTGTCGAGCGGTGTTCTGAATGCCGCTTTGGAGGGAGGGACCCAAGTTGATGCCCGCATGTTGGAGGGGGTGAGAAGTGGTGGTGCTGCTGCTACTACTGCTGGTGCTACTGCTTCTGAGGAGAACCATGGGGGAAGCCCCCCGAGTGAACGTTCGGCCGCCAACGAGGGGGGCGAGAGGGATGGGGCGCTCCCCGCAGATTACAGGAGGGGTGAACCGAATGAAGCGACAAAAATTAGCAGTACCGCCAGTGAGGTAAACCAGGTGGAGACCCATTTCAGCGCGGGTAGGAAGCAGAGCCTTCCGTGCAAGGAGGATGTGGCACTGGAATTGCTAACCCATCAGATGTACGCCTTTTTAGAGTACCCGCACTGTGTCCAACCGAGTATATGCGATCGAGAATGGAACTTCtgttatgtgtacatatctAGCATccttaaccttttttttaacaagagtgcttccttttttggagaaaattgttttttttttaaaaaaaatatatggcaCTTATTGCACGATAGGTCTAACTTAAAGACGCACCATTTTTTGGACCTTTTAGAAATGTTTAAGGATTCAAAATTTAACTACGTCAGTGAGAGTAGCGAGTTGGTGGGGATGCTGAACTGTGTGTTTAACCCCTCGGAGGAGGgagccaaaatgggggaaaaatgtcTGGAGGTGAGTGAGAAGCTAGAAGAGGGAGTCTCTATAGGCAGAGATTTAATGGCCAAATGGAGACAAATGATGAGCAATGAGGAGGTGATTTCCTGTGGAGATAACACAAAGGATGACCCTGAGGGGGacttaatacattttaagcaACCCTACATGAAATACTCCAGGCGTATTTCCGAAATGGTAGAAGAACACATGGCTagttgtcttttttttcaaattatggTGAGGGATGCTTACGCGCCGAATGATCCGCCCTTTGCACACTACGAGGAGTATTTGCGACGAATTAGCGTCGAGTTGGTTGCGACTCGGTTGATACACAGCGAGACGGGGttcacccatttgtgctgCTTCCACGGGGGGGACACTTCATTGAGTGACCTCTTTTTGGGTGACGGTCCGTTAGTAGAAGCGGAGAGCACCTGTTTGGAAGCGCCATTTTCTCATCAGAGTGTAGCGAATAAGGGGGACCTTTCGAACAGCAGCGTGGGGAAGGAAAGGCTAAGCAGTTTGGCGCAACACCCTGCAGGGGGTATTCCCGTTGGAAAGGATGCGACTATTGATATGTGCAACACAATTGAGGAAGAACGTACCTTTCTCGATGCGATTATTAAGaggaatgcaaaaatggaggagctGCATAGGAATGGCTTTGTCGATTTGGAAGGCGGACAGCACTGCTCCTTTGAAGGAGGGGATGACCAGGGCATTAAACAGGCTAGCAATTTTAGAGCGCCTGAAAAGAATTGCGGCGAAGACAAAAGGGAGGCAAAAATTTGGCCATCTAGTGTGCGTAGCTTCGTTGCAAAGTTGCGTGGAAGCGGTGCCgaagggggtgaagaaaTGGAGCGAAAGGTAGCCGAGGGAAGGCACACCTTACAAAGGCGAAATTTTGAAGagttcaaatttttgaaagcgaaagtaaaaattttgcacgaagggaagaagaagaataatGGAGTgtcgaggggggaaaaaattataaattttgagAATAAATTTCCGGAATATTTTTACCACAAAAAGGTTATCaatataaatcataaaataaacaaaaaattgattaaaatttattaccTGTTTGGtgcgaattatttttacacaacAGATATATGGAAGATAGTTCGCACCATCGTAAGTAAAATTTACGAGGAGAATTTCTTCCTGTATAGCGCGTTGCAAGACTGCTTTTGTAGTTTTGGCGGTTTCCCTGAAAGTGGTCAAAATGCAGGGCACAATTTTGAGGCCAAggaaaaggattttttttacaattttgtgcgCAAGGCGAAGAAGGGGAGGCACGCCCAAGCTGTCGATTGGATGGAGCAATTTAATCACGTGTTAGTTGGAGTGGATCAGCTGCTAAACGGAGGGGacaacaaaaatgggagcaACACATATTCAGTAAACGTTTTAATAAACaagatattaaaaattattttaaaacatttgaagaatacaaattttataaactATAACAAGTGTttgaattttccttttctctttttgtccttttttgaCGTAAAAATTAAGTTATCCTTCGAAATGGAatcctttgcatttttggaAGAGCTCGATCGAggaagttttaaaaatgtcctCTTGAATTTGCCTTACCATGTAAAGTACTTTTTTGGCAgcttatttttgtatatagaGTACGAGGATATTTTCCTTGCGAACAGGGAGGAGTGCCAGGTGAGGGAGCCTCAGCGTCGGCCCAGCACTAGCCAATGCCGAGGCAGGCGGAATGGCAGTAACTTAACAACGTACAATTTTATCGTCGAAAGTGTGCTGGCGGAGGATTACTCTCtgaagaatttaaaaaatatgaacaagaCAAACAAGAAGGATACAAAGAATTCTCTGTTCgcaaagcgaaaaaaggcaaaggtgGAAAtccaaaatgtgaagaacaCCTCCGACTTTGAGCTGGAGGAGAAATATTTGAAAGTGGACGATGCGAGTgtagggaaagaaaaaaaggaaaaggtaaaCAGGAGAAGGGgtccattaaaaaaaataaacaaattgaaTTATCACAAAATAGACGTTAGCGAATGGAATGTAAAAAGTTTGCGATGTGCAGGTGACAGCCCGCGCGGTTACGCAACACCGTTTAGAAGTACCATAACTGTTGAATTTAGAAAAGctgttaaaattaattttgattGCTCTTCCACTTTGCCCGTTAAGTGCAAGGTACACTTTTGCTATTGCCCCTTGGAGGACGGCGCGTTTTGTTCTTTCCCCCTGGCCAGGACGAAGCATATTTACGTGCACCCGTCGCAGTGA
- a CDS encoding hypothetical protein, conserved (encoded by transcript PVX_115415A) yields MNDEEKVFFKFTESKILLSEFCEEYVKAKKKEEILTQEINKLQLKNCQLENEVEKYKQLVSNIERKKEKEMENQNFEYDIKIKKLETEMDVLNSCLTKEKENYNLKATELIGLKLENEKYKSQLSDRKENNTQEKENKKMLTQNNINVLNKMYAEINQKVEAIMQHLHDSKSNRHDIEQKIKNYQSMLNEYLKKITDTNLKCEKFFKLHKEAKFKNMLNKSKKKVLKSRIEELQNENQVLSNQVDALKKNIHHMDAEKTQYYLLLKKAEKKNLFFYHKFKEKNDTQGTEKGLPRHQLDDHRHDGPRRSHSFDTPKRSPPHLKRPDQVIPDHTTSTNGKRNSSHHGNGALTQNGPLPWKQNSKQKNRSTSIYKYRDVDRNKSYRADEFNIKKERKRKKILFFSDNDHDKRQKRKNEISNEKNSVQYIDLIVNSTDLLSSKARPAGNAPRTALC; encoded by the coding sequence ATGAACGACGAAGAAAAggtcttcttcaaattcacGGAAAGTAAAATTCTGCTAAGCGAGTTCTGCGAGGAGTATgtgaaggcaaaaaaaaaggaagaaattctCACCCAGGAAATAAACAAACTACAGCTAAAAAACTGCCAACTGGAAAATGAAGTAGAGAAATATAAACAGCTAGTAAGTAACatagaaaggaaaaaagaaaaagaaatggaaaatcaaaatttcGAATatgatattaaaataaaaaaattagaaacaGAAATGGACGTACTCAATTCTTGTCTCacgaaggaaaaagaaaattacaacTTAAAAGCAACCGAACTTATAGGACTCAAattggaaaatgaaaaatacaaatcCCAACTAAGTGACcgaaaggaaaataatacgcaagaaaaggaaaacaaaaaaatgctcacACAGAACAATATTAATGTGCTTAATAAAATGTACGCAGAAATTAATCAAAAGGTGGAAGCCATAATGCAACATCTACACGATAGCAAAAGTAACAGACACGACATTGAacagaagataaaaaattaccaatCTATGTTGAacgaatatttaaaaaaaatcacagacacaaatttgaaatgcgaaaaattttttaaattacataaagaagcgaaatttaaaaatatgctcaaCAAGtcaaagaaaaaagttcTAAAAAGTAGGATAGaagaattacaaaatgaaaaccaaGTCTTGTCCAACCAGGTTGAtgccttaaaaaaaaatattcaccaCATGGACGCCGAGAAGACGCAATACTATTTATTACtcaaaaaggcagaaaaaaaaaatttgtttttttatcataaatttaaggaaaaaaatgatacccAGGGTACTGAAAAGGGGCTGCCGCGCCATCAGCTGGATGACCACCGCCATGATGGCCCCAGGCGCTCCCACTCGTTTGATACCCCAAAAAGGTCACCTCCTCATCTTAAGAGACCAGATCAAGTTATACCCGACCACACAACTtccacaaatgggaaaaggaaTTCCTCTCATCATGGAAATGGTGCTCTAACCCAAAATGGCCCTCTCCCTTGGAAGCAAAAttcaaaacaaaaaaacagaagCACGTCAATTTATAAGTACAGAGATGTAGACAGAAACAAATCATACCGCGCAGACGAATTTaacatcaaaaaggaaaggaagcgAAAGAAAATCCTCTTCTTCTCGGACAACGATCATgataaaaggcaaaaaaggaaaaacgaaatttcGAACGAGAAAAACAGTGTGCAGTACATAGACTTGATAGTTAACTCGACAGACTTGCTTTCCAGTAAAGCCAGGCCCGCTGGAAACGCCCCTAGAACTGCACTATGCTGA